The following proteins are co-located in the Labrys monachus genome:
- a CDS encoding carbonic anhydrase, which translates to MCLECTKLSRRSFLSLTATVAAAAGLLAWDGAIRPSFANSTIRPDEALARLKAGNEKFVSAPQLCEAALTANRASVAKGQSPWATILTCADSRVSPELVFGGVGLGELFVARNAGNIVDSDVLGTIEYGAEHLGSPLIVVMGHSRCGAVQAACEVAEKHTVLPGSIKAMVDAIVPAAQSQKGKPGDFVNNVVCENARRNALKISAESEIVTELVHAGKLKVVYARYDLDTGAVDFLG; encoded by the coding sequence ATGTGTCTTGAATGCACGAAATTGAGCCGTCGTAGTTTCTTGTCGCTCACGGCGACGGTGGCGGCCGCGGCGGGGCTGCTGGCGTGGGACGGCGCGATACGTCCCAGCTTCGCCAATTCGACAATCCGGCCCGATGAGGCGCTTGCCAGATTGAAGGCAGGCAACGAGAAATTCGTCAGCGCCCCGCAGCTCTGCGAGGCTGCCTTGACCGCAAACCGGGCCAGTGTTGCAAAAGGGCAGTCGCCCTGGGCGACAATCCTGACCTGTGCGGACAGCCGCGTTTCGCCCGAACTCGTTTTCGGCGGCGTCGGCCTTGGGGAACTCTTCGTCGCCCGCAATGCCGGCAACATCGTCGATAGTGACGTTCTCGGCACGATCGAGTATGGCGCCGAACACCTCGGCTCCCCGCTGATCGTCGTCATGGGACATAGCCGTTGCGGCGCCGTTCAAGCGGCGTGCGAGGTCGCGGAAAAGCACACCGTCCTGCCGGGATCGATCAAGGCGATGGTGGATGCGATCGTTCCCGCCGCGCAATCGCAGAAAGGCAAGCCCGGAGACTTCGTCAACAACGTCGTCTGCGAAAATGCCCGTCGCAATGCGCTCAAAATCAGTGCGGAGAGCGAAATCGTCACGGAACTCGTCCACGCCGGCAAGCTCAAGGTTGTCTATGCCCGCTATGACCTCGACACCGGCGCGGTGGACTTCCTCGGCTGA